In Desulfatiglans anilini DSM 4660, a single genomic region encodes these proteins:
- a CDS encoding AAA family ATPase, which yields MKDVFIPTQNFQNFQELCQELLASSIGVDLAVVLGPYGRGKTKIAERTVAMNPQVLYVCFEPRMSLAGLIREVAFAVAGIRPRGTDACVEAIADELGRQRRLILVDEADQMTLKHLNQLRSFHDLHHVPIVLLGEDALHRKLGREGRLLSRVREVLKLAPLSHSDVVVFYRKSLDLALKPEQSARILRHAKGDFRNVVKDAIRLERIMRSSGLKDLDDAVIEEVFQ from the coding sequence ATGAAGGACGTATTCATCCCCACACAGAATTTTCAGAACTTCCAGGAACTTTGTCAGGAGCTACTGGCATCTTCGATCGGCGTTGACCTGGCCGTGGTCCTTGGTCCCTACGGCCGAGGAAAGACGAAGATCGCCGAGCGTACTGTCGCGATGAACCCACAGGTGCTCTACGTATGCTTCGAGCCGCGCATGAGTCTGGCGGGGCTGATCCGGGAGGTCGCCTTCGCGGTGGCCGGGATCCGCCCCCGGGGAACGGATGCCTGCGTGGAGGCGATCGCTGATGAGCTCGGGCGCCAGCGGCGCCTGATTCTGGTTGATGAAGCCGACCAGATGACCCTGAAGCACTTGAACCAGCTGCGGTCTTTCCACGATCTCCACCATGTCCCGATCGTGCTTCTCGGGGAGGATGCCCTCCACAGAAAGCTCGGGCGGGAGGGACGGCTTCTGAGCCGTGTGCGTGAGGTGCTGAAACTCGCCCCCCTCAGCCATTCGGATGTGGTTGTCTTCTACCGGAAATCCCTCGACCTGGCGTTAAAACCCGAGCAGTCGGCGCGGATCCTGAGGCACGCCAAAGGTGACTTCCGAAACGTGGTCAAAGACGCCATCCGCCTCGAACGGATTATGCGGTCGAGCGGGCTCAAGGACCTGGATGACGCGGTCATCGAGGAGGTCTTCCAATGA
- a CDS encoding phage protein GemA/Gp16 family protein, whose translation MKEVHKEQLERQRKGLLALVHLAKKDLGLSEEIYRSALAAYGVGSAAAMSIPELKDLVRHFESCGFERKVIRERRKTDRTRR comes from the coding sequence ATGAAAGAGGTGCACAAAGAACAGCTCGAGCGGCAGAGGAAAGGGCTCTTGGCCCTGGTGCACCTGGCCAAGAAGGACCTCGGACTCTCGGAGGAAATCTACCGGAGCGCTCTGGCCGCCTATGGGGTGGGATCAGCCGCCGCTATGAGCATCCCGGAACTGAAAGACCTGGTCCGGCACTTCGAGAGCTGCGGTTTCGAGCGGAAGGTCATTCGCGAACGAAGGAAAACGGATCGAACCCGGCGTTAG